In Trichoderma asperellum chromosome 1, complete sequence, a single window of DNA contains:
- a CDS encoding uncharacterized protein (EggNog:ENOG41~TransMembrane:3 (i95-119o139-159i303-322o)): MESDWDAESLQSRRDRRDSTSTYISLLQLDPAPMDSDGDTPTEKQNPMESLSSDGASIDRSVGSIKSGSTMAPGLSGSGHGAIYYLTRMQKYSSYAVSMFTTMHLANVSLLPAITRSVAGSETYLLMGRELYQTSITEPLLVGLPVLMHIGSGIALRLLRRSENIRRYGGSTPGMFPLMSSRTDSTTSSSRSSVRLWPQVSWISWSGYVYTAFYSAHVFMNRILPLVVEGDSSNIGLAYISHGFARHPMIAGFAYRGLIGIGCSHMVWGLAKWFGIAPSTNGWWGSQAVTVDKKTKRQRRRRWLAIQAAVVAAAALWAVGGLEVVARAGASEGWVGKLYDDLFAKVHL; encoded by the exons ATGGAGAGCGATTGGGACGCTGAGAGCCTGCAGTCTCGGCGAGATCGGAGGGACTCGACCTCGACGTACATTTCTCTGCTCCAGCTCGACCCTGCGCCCATGGACTCGGACGGGGATACTCCGACTGAGAAGCAGAACCCAATGGAGTCCCTGTCTTCGGATGGCGCCTCCATTGATCGAAGTGTGGGCAGCATCAAGTCTGGCTCGACCATGGCCCCGGGGCTGAGTGGCAGCGGCCACGGCGCCATCTACTACC TCACTCGGATGCAAAAGTATTCCAGCTATGCTGTGTCCATGTTCACCACTATGCACCTGGCCAATGTATCTCTCCTTCCGGCGATTACACGAAGCGTGGCTGGCTCGGAAACCTACCTCCTTATGGGCCGGGAGCTCTACCAGACGTCCATCACGGAACCGCTGCTGGTTGGCTTGCCGGTCTTGATGCATATCGGCTCGGGGATTGCTCTACGCCTGCTGAGAAGATCGGAAAACATAAGACGATATGGAGGATCGACGCCGGGTATGTTTCCGTTGATGAGTTCACGAACCGATAGTACGACGTCTTCATCTCGCTCTTCGGTCCGCCTATGGCCGCAGGTGAGCTGGATTTCTTGGTCTGGCTATGTCTACACGGCCTTCTATAGTGCCCACGTCTTTATGAACAGAATCCTGCCCCTGGTCGTGGAGGGAGATAGCTCCAATATCGGACTGGCCTATATTTCCCATGGCTTCGCCAGACACCCTATGATTGCGGGCTTTGCGTACAGGGGCCTGATTGGAATCGGATGTAGCCATATGGTTTGGGGACTGGCCAAGTGGTTCGGAATCGCGCCCTCGACAAATGGCTGGTGGGGAAGCCAGGCCGTCACGGTTGATAAGAAGACTAAACGACAGCGCAGGCGGCGTTGGTTGGCGATTCAGGCTGCAGTAGTGGCAGCGGCTGCATTGTGGGCGGTGGGAGGGCTAGAGGTTGTTGCGCGAGCTGGAGCGTCCGAAGGATGGGTTGGAAAGTTGTACGACGATCTGTTTGCCAAAGTCCATCTCTGA
- a CDS encoding uncharacterized protein (EggNog:ENOG41~TransMembrane:1 (o535-556i)), with product MQNLTPSAAADDPSARRACDQCRLRKIRCDKEWPCSNCRTAKRTCTSTGAGQRPKEPRQRVLISSQYERKIDQIEARLGNIEVLLKNISNSTATDASKLIHTPATTDLNIQTTSSNADYDSASEESVLGGDSGLTVHTTFASEFLERAVKRAPLRALNPKMETALANLSQLVDMQKKRSISHGPRFPLQQPVPPGGVTKMAMPPVGTVVSLLKHVKTAPPTFFTILCTLVGIKDVSDLCSTVYFPTEDFSDATFAVVNAMLYNLFVEQHSLAKEEAVREEYSKYVAICKANLETTLANFPLFLSPKIENVQALLLGCLYAIDVSRPSVAWHLITMAAWLCQAGGYHRTESLRNDPPLVARQKKIVFWHVYTLDKGLGLRLGRASVIAECDIDIPREFEVNGFDHLTSTTFPTLWVKISSLQSRIYEQLYSPVALASPQADLVQRARVLAAESSKLEIETDETREKVFALLKSIGTSDVVDVFIKGDEVQFYVTKTLIYRVIPAPEGSISRFCDECLDAARHAMKTHQECVVFMDISSYMRSMYIHWNLLLTPFAPFFVLFCYVIETSSFADLKVLQDFVDSLEAARGLSEPIDKLYLLCKVMFDIAKLYVEAKAQQQQDENSIPIGDEFEMYLSQLGFIPNEDQVMANASTNDAGAPVQGGGQVSQLADWFFGSRNMIGLLEEDLSQIDSHRWMQPDEM from the exons ATGCAGAACCTCACGCCGTCCGCGGCGGCCGATGATCCATCCGCTCGCAGAGCT TGCGACCAATGCCGTCTACGAAAG ATTCGCTGCGATAAGGAATGGCCGTGTTCCAACTGCAGAACAGCAAAGCGTACCTGCACGTCCACTGGTGCTGGACAACGACCAAAGGAGCCTCGGCAACGAGTCCTTATATCATCTCAATA TGAAAGGAAGATTGACCAGATCGAAGCTCGCCTCGGCAATATCGAAGTCCTCCTCAAGAACATTTCAAATTCTACAGCCACAGATGCCTCCAAACTAATCCACACGCCGGCAACAACAGACCTCAACATCCAAACCACCTCATCAAACGCCGACTATGACAGCGCCAGTGAAGAGTCTGTCCTCGGCGGCGACTCAGGGCTAACCGTGCACACCACCTTCGCCAGCGAGTTCCTCGAGCGTGCCGTCAAGAGAGCGCCTCTACGAGCTCTAAACCCAAAGATGGAGACTGCGCTCGCCAATCTCAGCCAGCTGGTCGACATGCAAAAGAAGCGCTCTATAAGCCACGGGCCTCGCTTCCCTTTGCAACAGCCCGTTCCTCCAGGGGGCGTGACCAAGATGGCGATGCCGCCGGTGGGTACAGTAGTTTCTCTACTGAAGCATGTCAAGA CCGCACCTCCTACCTTCTTCACCATCCTCTGCACTCTAGTCGGCATAAAGGACGTTTCAGACCTCTGCAGCACCGTCTATTTCCCTACCGAAGACTTTTCAGACGCGACCTTTGCTGTGGTCAATGCCATGCTGTACAACCTATTTGTAGAGCAACACTCGCTGGCGAAAGAGGAAGCGGTCCGTGAAGAGTACAGCAAATACGTCGCCATCTGCAAGGCGAATCTGGAGACGACACTGGCcaattttcctcttttcttgtcaCCAAAAATTGAGAATGTGCAGGCCTTACTTCTTGGG TGCCTCTATGCAATCGACGTCTCCAGACCTTCTGTAGCCTGGCACCTCATCACAATGGCCGCCTGGCTGTGCCAAGCCGGTGGCTACCATCGAACAGAATCCCTCAGGAATGACCCCCCACTGGTTGCGCGGCAAAAGAAGATTGTCTTTTGGCACGTTTACACTTTGGACAAGGGATTGGGTCTAAGACTTGGACGAGCGTCGGTGATAGCGGAATGTGATATTGATATCCCACGCGAGTTTGAAGTGAATGGCTTTGATCATCTAACCTCGACTACGTTTCCGACATTATGGGTTAAGATAAGCAGCTTACAGAGCCGGATTTACGAACAGCT ATACAGCCCGGTTGCCCTAGCAAGCCCCCAGGCTGACTTGGTCCAACGAGCCCGAGTCTTGGCTGCCGAAAGCAGCAAGCTGGAGATTGAGACGGACGAGACGCGCGAAAAGGTTTTTGCGCTGCTTAAATCGATAGGAACTTCGGATGTTGTCGACGTCTTTATCAAGGGCGACGAGGTCCAATTCTATGTCACCAAGACGCTCATCTATCGAGTCATCCCGGCCCCAGAAGGCTCCATCTCTCGATTTTGTGACGAGTGTCTGGATGCGGCGCGCCATGCCATGAAAACACATCAAGAATGCGTTGTATTCATGGATATTAGCTCGTATATGCGCTCCATGTATATCCATTG GAACCTCCTGCTGACACCATTTGCCCCGTTCTTCGTCTTGTTCTGCTACGTTATCGAAACATCTTCATTTGCAGATCTCAAGGTTCTTCAGGACTTTGTCGACTCCCTCGAAGCGGCGAGGGGGCTTTCAGAGCCCATCGACAAGCTCTACCTACTTTGTAAAGTCATGTTTGATATCGCTAAGCTGTATGTGGAAGCCaaggcccagcagcagcaggacgAGAACTCTATCCCCATCGGAGACGAATTTGAAATGTACTTGAGCCAACTGGGCTTCATCCCCAACGAGGACCAAGTCATGGCCAATGCTAGTACCAACGATGCTGGCGCGCCAGTTCAAGGCGGTGGTCAGGTGTCGCAGCTTGCAGATTGGTTTTTCGGCAGCCGTAACATGATTGGCCTTTTGGAAGAGGACCTTTCTCAGATAGACTCTCATAGGTGGATGCAGCCTGATGAGATGTAG
- a CDS encoding uncharacterized protein (EggNog:ENOG41~TransMembrane:1 (o543-564i)): protein MTLLLMTAPQCDQCRLRKIRCDKEWPCSNCRTAKRTCTSTGAGQRPKEPRQRVLISSQYERKIDQIEARLGNIEVLLKNISNSTATDASKLIHTPATTDLNIQTTSSNADYDSASEESVLGGDSGLTVHTTFASEFLERAVKRAPLRALNPKMETALANLSQLVDMQKKRSISHGPRFPLQQPVPPGGVTKMAMPPVGTVVSLLKHVKTAPPTFFTILCTLVGIKDVSDLCSTVYFPTEDFSDATFAVVNAMLYNLFVEQHSLAKEEAVREEYSKYVAICKANLETTLANFPLFLSPKIENVQALLLGCLYAIDVSRPSVAWHLITMAAWLCQAGGYHRTESLRNDPPLVARQKKIVFWHVYTLDKGLGLRLGRASVIAECDIDIPREFEVNGFDHLTSTTFPTLWVKISSLQSRIYEQLYSPVALASPQADLVQRARVLAAESSKLEIETDETREKVFALLKSIGTSDVVDVFIKGDEVQFYVTKTLIYRVIPAPEGSISRFCDECLDAARHAMKTHQECVVFMDISSYMRSMYIHWNLLLTPFAPFFVLFCYVIETSSFADLKVLQDFVDSLEAARGLSEPIDKLYLLCKVMFDIAKLYVEAKAQQQQDENSIPIGDEFEMYLSQLGFIPNEDQVMANASTNDAGAPVQGGGQVSQLADWFFGSRNMIGLLEEDLSQIDSHRWMQPDEM, encoded by the exons ATGACTTTATTGCTGATGACTGCGCCTCAGTGCGACCAATGCCGTCTACGAAAG ATTCGCTGCGATAAGGAATGGCCGTGTTCCAACTGCAGAACAGCAAAGCGTACCTGCACGTCCACTGGTGCTGGACAACGACCAAAGGAGCCTCGGCAACGAGTCCTTATATCATCTCAATA TGAAAGGAAGATTGACCAGATCGAAGCTCGCCTCGGCAATATCGAAGTCCTCCTCAAGAACATTTCAAATTCTACAGCCACAGATGCCTCCAAACTAATCCACACGCCGGCAACAACAGACCTCAACATCCAAACCACCTCATCAAACGCCGACTATGACAGCGCCAGTGAAGAGTCTGTCCTCGGCGGCGACTCAGGGCTAACCGTGCACACCACCTTCGCCAGCGAGTTCCTCGAGCGTGCCGTCAAGAGAGCGCCTCTACGAGCTCTAAACCCAAAGATGGAGACTGCGCTCGCCAATCTCAGCCAGCTGGTCGACATGCAAAAGAAGCGCTCTATAAGCCACGGGCCTCGCTTCCCTTTGCAACAGCCCGTTCCTCCAGGGGGCGTGACCAAGATGGCGATGCCGCCGGTGGGTACAGTAGTTTCTCTACTGAAGCATGTCAAGA CCGCACCTCCTACCTTCTTCACCATCCTCTGCACTCTAGTCGGCATAAAGGACGTTTCAGACCTCTGCAGCACCGTCTATTTCCCTACCGAAGACTTTTCAGACGCGACCTTTGCTGTGGTCAATGCCATGCTGTACAACCTATTTGTAGAGCAACACTCGCTGGCGAAAGAGGAAGCGGTCCGTGAAGAGTACAGCAAATACGTCGCCATCTGCAAGGCGAATCTGGAGACGACACTGGCcaattttcctcttttcttgtcaCCAAAAATTGAGAATGTGCAGGCCTTACTTCTTGGG TGCCTCTATGCAATCGACGTCTCCAGACCTTCTGTAGCCTGGCACCTCATCACAATGGCCGCCTGGCTGTGCCAAGCCGGTGGCTACCATCGAACAGAATCCCTCAGGAATGACCCCCCACTGGTTGCGCGGCAAAAGAAGATTGTCTTTTGGCACGTTTACACTTTGGACAAGGGATTGGGTCTAAGACTTGGACGAGCGTCGGTGATAGCGGAATGTGATATTGATATCCCACGCGAGTTTGAAGTGAATGGCTTTGATCATCTAACCTCGACTACGTTTCCGACATTATGGGTTAAGATAAGCAGCTTACAGAGCCGGATTTACGAACAGCT ATACAGCCCGGTTGCCCTAGCAAGCCCCCAGGCTGACTTGGTCCAACGAGCCCGAGTCTTGGCTGCCGAAAGCAGCAAGCTGGAGATTGAGACGGACGAGACGCGCGAAAAGGTTTTTGCGCTGCTTAAATCGATAGGAACTTCGGATGTTGTCGACGTCTTTATCAAGGGCGACGAGGTCCAATTCTATGTCACCAAGACGCTCATCTATCGAGTCATCCCGGCCCCAGAAGGCTCCATCTCTCGATTTTGTGACGAGTGTCTGGATGCGGCGCGCCATGCCATGAAAACACATCAAGAATGCGTTGTATTCATGGATATTAGCTCGTATATGCGCTCCATGTATATCCATTG GAACCTCCTGCTGACACCATTTGCCCCGTTCTTCGTCTTGTTCTGCTACGTTATCGAAACATCTTCATTTGCAGATCTCAAGGTTCTTCAGGACTTTGTCGACTCCCTCGAAGCGGCGAGGGGGCTTTCAGAGCCCATCGACAAGCTCTACCTACTTTGTAAAGTCATGTTTGATATCGCTAAGCTGTATGTGGAAGCCaaggcccagcagcagcaggacgAGAACTCTATCCCCATCGGAGACGAATTTGAAATGTACTTGAGCCAACTGGGCTTCATCCCCAACGAGGACCAAGTCATGGCCAATGCTAGTACCAACGATGCTGGCGCGCCAGTTCAAGGCGGTGGTCAGGTGTCGCAGCTTGCAGATTGGTTTTTCGGCAGCCGTAACATGATTGGCCTTTTGGAAGAGGACCTTTCTCAGATAGACTCTCATAGGTGGATGCAGCCTGATGAGATGTAG
- a CDS encoding uncharacterized protein (EggNog:ENOG41), with product MPSHSMKRKTSYSNPGNADPLLYPGGRDVLSKRLRLAKPAYDVTRGVSDELLLRIFSYADEQTLLNLAPVSRQFYRVSSDPQLWRKHYYRKFILPRANRIPGLQFSSKSYTRAPSTCEAHGQEQGQGQASASVGAESEPGSSIISRSSTSATRALPPTSSSFTDLDIESIRRPFNPVDPSGKTREAPDVDWKQQYRLRHNWARGLCEVRHVQVSPVNFSLTPIEERRTLVKVVDGLAVTVDMQAGLRAWDLRTQESIAQTTTETDDGICLVPTALALDGARLSADVLDIMLGFNDGTFGIWRLIISKGSLSVLYRQDKSYVGRLISVAYSYPYAVTAAELGFISLYTFEQLTTEPGTEQTATAAGAGTSSSSPVEEAAKHHGGREGDDVNEEAPSMFQVYSEVIKSGTLSHPHVLSSLKSDYSRQPLVLSVRKLKSSAVASIAYSFDTVGGWAIGVQNFDIRPSGSAQPDVITSRVAYTVPAETGYLVPPPPRPPRSPHSTKCSFCLDYPDLYLDDGEGGPAKLCYSHPYLLATMHDNTLVLFIVTATEKSFAISNPIKLFGHTSGIADADITPAGTAVSVSERGDEIRVWDLDRHYDGTSVEVRPRVNRGSDDAGDASSAEDAEHRRNWVGTDNQRVTVLRQTPDGRESLVTYDFT from the coding sequence ATGCCTTCCCACagcatgaagaggaagacgtcGTACAGCAACCCCGGCAACGCTGATCCTCTGCTCTATCCCGGCGGCCGCGATGTTTTGTCCAAGCGGCTGCGTCTCGCCAAGCCCGCGTACGACGTCACCCGAGGCGTGTccgacgagctgctgctgcgtatCTTCTCCTACGCCGACGAGCAGACGCTGCTGAACCTGGCGCCCGTCTCGCGGCAGTTCTACAGAGTCTCGTCAGATCCGCAGCTGTGGCGCAAGCACTATTACCGCAAGTTCATTCTGCCGCGCGCCAACCGCATCCCGGGCCTCCAATTCTCAAGCAAGTCGTACACCCGCGCCCCGAGTACATGCGAGGCTCACGGCCAggaacaaggccaaggccaagcctCAGCTTCTGTGGGGGCCGAATCCGAACCGggtagcagcatcatcagccgcagcagcaccagcgccacGAGAGCGTTGCCCCCCACGTCGTCGTCTTTCACTGACCTTGACATCGAATCCATCAGGCGGCCCTTCAACCCCGTGGACCCGTCGGGTAAGACCAGAGAGGCTCCAGATGTCGACTGGAAGCAGCAGTACAGACTGCGGCACAACTGGGCCCGCGGCCTCTGCGAGGTGCGCCATGTTCAGGTCAGCCCCGTCAACTTTTCCTTGACACCCATCGAGGAGCGTCGCACCCTGGTCAAGGTCGTGGACGGCCTTGCCGTGACGGTGGACATGCAGGCTGGACTTCGCGCCTGGGACTTGCGCACTCAAGAGTCTATCGCCCAGACAACCACCGAGACGGACGACGGCATCTGCCTCGTTCCTACGGCCCTGGCCCTGGATGGGGCGAGGCTTTCTGCAGATGTCTTGGACATTATGCTTGGCTTCAACGACGGCACCTTTGGCATCTGGCGGCTGATTATCTCCAAGGGGAGTTTGTCTGTCTTGTATCGTCAGGATAAGAGCTACGTGGGTAGACTTATATCGGTGGCCTACTCGTACCCTTATGCCGTGACGGCTGCAGAGCTGGGCTTCATTTCGCTGTATACATTTGAACAACTTACAACGGAGCCTGGCACTGAGCAGACTGCTACAGCGGCTGGCGCGGgcacttcttcctcttcgccggtggaagaagctgccaaaCACCATGGCGGCAGAGAAGGTGACGATGTAAACGAAGAAGCACCATCTATGTTCCAGGTGTACAGCGAGGTTATCAAAAGCGGAACTCTCTCGCATCCCCACGTTTTGTCCTCACTCAAGTCGGATTATTCGCGACAACCCCTCGTTTTGTCTGTACGCAAGCTCAAGTCGTCGGCTGTTGCTTCCATCGCCTACTCCTTCGACACTGTAGGCGGGTGGGCCATTGGTGTCCAGAACTTTGACATTCGGCCTTCAGGCAGCGCCCAGCCAGATGTCATCACATCGCGCGTTGCCTACACTGTGCCTGCTGAGACCGGCTACCTCGTTCCCCCCCCACCACGCCCACCGCGCTCACCGCACTCGACAAAGTGCTCTTTCTGCCTCGACTATCCAGACTTGTACCTGGATGATGGAGAGGGCGGACCGGCCAAGCTCTGCTACAGCCATCCATATCTTCTAGCCACTATGCATGACAATACACTTGTGCTCTTTATTGTTACTGCGACAGAGAAATCGTTTGCCATTTCCAACCCCATAAAGCTCTTCGGCCACACTTCGGGCATCGCAGACGCCGACATCACTCCGGCGGGCACGGCTGTTAGCGTGAGCGAGCGTGGCGATGAAATCAGAGTCTGGGACCTAGACAGACACTACGATGGCACGAGTGTGGAAGTCAGACCTCGAGTGAACAGGGGCTCTGACGATGCTGGAGACGCTTCCTCAGCAGAGGATGCTGAACATAGACGAAACTGGGTCGGGACTGACAATCAGAGGGTAACCGTTCTTCGACAGACGCCggatggaagagagagtcTGGTCACGTATGACTTCACATGA
- a CDS encoding uncharacterized protein (EggNog:ENOG41~TransMembrane:1 (o383-404i)): MEQKIRCDKEWPCSNCRTAKRTCTSTGAGQRPKEPRQRVLISSQYERKIDQIEARLGNIEVLLKNISNSTATDASKLIHTPATTDLNIQTTSSNADYDSASEESVLGGDSGLTVHTTFASEFLERAVKRAPLRALNPKMETALANLSQLVDMQKKRSISHGPRFPLQQPVPPGGVTKMAMPPVGTVVSLLKHVKTAPPTFFTILCTLVGIKDVSDLCSTVYFPTEDFSDATFAVVNAMLYNLFVEQHSLAKEEAVREEYSKYVAICKANLETTLANFPLFLSPKIENVQALLLGCLYAIDVSRPSVAWHLITMAAWLCQAGGYHRTESLRNDPPLVARQKKIVFWHVYTLDKGLGLRLGRASVIAECDIDIPREFEVNGFDHLTSTTFPTLWVKISSLQSRIYEQLYSPVALASPQADLVQRARVLAAESSKLEIETDETREKVFALLKSIGTSDVVDVFIKGDEVQFYVTKTLIYRVIPAPEGSISRFCDECLDAARHAMKTHQECVVFMDISSYMRSMYIHWNLLLTPFAPFFVLFCYVIETSSFADLKVLQDFVDSLEAARGLSEPIDKLYLLCKVMFDIAKLYVEAKAQQQQDENSIPIGDEFEMYLSQLGFIPNEDQVMANASTNDAGAPVQGGGQVSQLADWFFGSRNMIGLLEEDLSQIDSHRWMQPDEM, encoded by the exons ATGGAACAAAAGATTCGCTGCGATAAGGAATGGCCGTGTTCCAACTGCAGAACAGCAAAGCGTACCTGCACGTCCACTGGTGCTGGACAACGACCAAAGGAGCCTCGGCAACGAGTCCTTATATCATCTCAATA TGAAAGGAAGATTGACCAGATCGAAGCTCGCCTCGGCAATATCGAAGTCCTCCTCAAGAACATTTCAAATTCTACAGCCACAGATGCCTCCAAACTAATCCACACGCCGGCAACAACAGACCTCAACATCCAAACCACCTCATCAAACGCCGACTATGACAGCGCCAGTGAAGAGTCTGTCCTCGGCGGCGACTCAGGGCTAACCGTGCACACCACCTTCGCCAGCGAGTTCCTCGAGCGTGCCGTCAAGAGAGCGCCTCTACGAGCTCTAAACCCAAAGATGGAGACTGCGCTCGCCAATCTCAGCCAGCTGGTCGACATGCAAAAGAAGCGCTCTATAAGCCACGGGCCTCGCTTCCCTTTGCAACAGCCCGTTCCTCCAGGGGGCGTGACCAAGATGGCGATGCCGCCGGTGGGTACAGTAGTTTCTCTACTGAAGCATGTCAAGA CCGCACCTCCTACCTTCTTCACCATCCTCTGCACTCTAGTCGGCATAAAGGACGTTTCAGACCTCTGCAGCACCGTCTATTTCCCTACCGAAGACTTTTCAGACGCGACCTTTGCTGTGGTCAATGCCATGCTGTACAACCTATTTGTAGAGCAACACTCGCTGGCGAAAGAGGAAGCGGTCCGTGAAGAGTACAGCAAATACGTCGCCATCTGCAAGGCGAATCTGGAGACGACACTGGCcaattttcctcttttcttgtcaCCAAAAATTGAGAATGTGCAGGCCTTACTTCTTGGG TGCCTCTATGCAATCGACGTCTCCAGACCTTCTGTAGCCTGGCACCTCATCACAATGGCCGCCTGGCTGTGCCAAGCCGGTGGCTACCATCGAACAGAATCCCTCAGGAATGACCCCCCACTGGTTGCGCGGCAAAAGAAGATTGTCTTTTGGCACGTTTACACTTTGGACAAGGGATTGGGTCTAAGACTTGGACGAGCGTCGGTGATAGCGGAATGTGATATTGATATCCCACGCGAGTTTGAAGTGAATGGCTTTGATCATCTAACCTCGACTACGTTTCCGACATTATGGGTTAAGATAAGCAGCTTACAGAGCCGGATTTACGAACAGCT ATACAGCCCGGTTGCCCTAGCAAGCCCCCAGGCTGACTTGGTCCAACGAGCCCGAGTCTTGGCTGCCGAAAGCAGCAAGCTGGAGATTGAGACGGACGAGACGCGCGAAAAGGTTTTTGCGCTGCTTAAATCGATAGGAACTTCGGATGTTGTCGACGTCTTTATCAAGGGCGACGAGGTCCAATTCTATGTCACCAAGACGCTCATCTATCGAGTCATCCCGGCCCCAGAAGGCTCCATCTCTCGATTTTGTGACGAGTGTCTGGATGCGGCGCGCCATGCCATGAAAACACATCAAGAATGCGTTGTATTCATGGATATTAGCTCGTATATGCGCTCCATGTATATCCATTG GAACCTCCTGCTGACACCATTTGCCCCGTTCTTCGTCTTGTTCTGCTACGTTATCGAAACATCTTCATTTGCAGATCTCAAGGTTCTTCAGGACTTTGTCGACTCCCTCGAAGCGGCGAGGGGGCTTTCAGAGCCCATCGACAAGCTCTACCTACTTTGTAAAGTCATGTTTGATATCGCTAAGCTGTATGTGGAAGCCaaggcccagcagcagcaggacgAGAACTCTATCCCCATCGGAGACGAATTTGAAATGTACTTGAGCCAACTGGGCTTCATCCCCAACGAGGACCAAGTCATGGCCAATGCTAGTACCAACGATGCTGGCGCGCCAGTTCAAGGCGGTGGTCAGGTGTCGCAGCTTGCAGATTGGTTTTTCGGCAGCCGTAACATGATTGGCCTTTTGGAAGAGGACCTTTCTCAGATAGACTCTCATAGGTGGATGCAGCCTGATGAGATGTAG
- a CDS encoding uncharacterized protein (EggNog:ENOG41), translating into MPPRHQTLPPAQTSSAKEAQKSFYCSLCSKGYSRMNDYEAHLSSYDHSHKQRLKDMKAMVRDPNAGAKARKAEAKADGIVSIKLNDQDAPSSSGGGAGSGGGGGFKKGGFKKTGFKSAFAPAEPAASVEAPQTASTDSPHKLGDRRPGELMETEEAASTLPLAYKSSLVESDTEDEGYELYDPRFPTD; encoded by the exons ATGCCTCCC AGACACCAAACCCTTCCTCCGGCGCAGACCTCCTCCGCCAAAGAGGCCCAGAAGTCCTTCTACTGCAGCCTCTGCTCCAAAGGCTACTCCCGCATGAACGACTATGAAGCCCATCTCAGCAGCTACGATCACAGCCACAAGCAGCGCCTCAAGGACATGAAGGCCATGGTGCGCGATCCCAACGCCGGCGCCAAGGCGAGAAAGGCAGAAGCCAAGGCAGACGGCATAGTCAGCATCAAGCTCAACGACCAGGATGCGCCGTCATCGAGCGGTGGCGGTGccggcagtggtggtggagggggCTTCAAAAAGGGCGGCTTCAAGAAGACTGGCTTCAAGAGCGCTTTTGCTCCTGCAGAGCCTGCAGCATCGGTCGAGGCACCACAGACGGCATCGACAGATTCACCTCATAAACTGGGAGACCGACGCCCTGGAGAACTGATGGAAACGGAGGAGGCGGCCTCGACTCTGCCATTGGCGTATAAGAGCTCGCTGGTGGAGAGTGATACGGAGGACGAAGGATACGAGCTGTACGACCCGAGATTTCCCACTGATTGA